The proteins below are encoded in one region of Clostridium pasteurianum DSM 525 = ATCC 6013:
- a CDS encoding polyamine ABC transporter substrate-binding protein: MSKKLLKIFSIMLVFMMILLTFSGCSNKNSSNSEDSSEKVVNLFTWANYVPDDVVKQFEKETGIKVNYSNFSTNEEMLAKLQAVKGSQYDVIICADYIIQVMGKQKEVLIQPINKANVPNYKNIDSSYLNQYYDKDNKYSIPYTLGGQMIVYNPDKVKKDINGIKDLWDPSLKDSAVLLDDPRSVIGMALTKLGYSINETDPAKLNKAKAELKDLKPNVKVFDADTPHNSLISGDTSIGIMWGSQASAALKENPKLKIVYPEEGMQFEEDNFVIPVKAPHKANAEKFINYLLDGKINNDITNNIEYISVNTAAKKYMSKEYLNNKAVYVPQEEFRKAKHLEDVGDVTKQYDLIWSEFKQQ; encoded by the coding sequence GTGTCAAAGAAATTATTAAAAATTTTTAGTATTATGCTAGTTTTTATGATGATTCTGTTAACTTTTTCAGGCTGTTCAAATAAAAACTCTTCAAATTCTGAAGATAGCAGTGAAAAAGTAGTAAATCTTTTTACTTGGGCAAATTATGTTCCAGATGATGTAGTTAAGCAATTTGAAAAGGAAACTGGAATTAAAGTGAATTATAGTAATTTTTCTACTAATGAAGAAATGCTTGCAAAGCTTCAAGCAGTAAAAGGTTCTCAATACGATGTTATAATTTGTGCTGATTATATAATTCAAGTCATGGGGAAGCAGAAAGAAGTATTAATTCAGCCCATAAATAAAGCTAATGTACCAAATTACAAGAATATAGATTCTTCTTATTTAAATCAATACTATGATAAAGATAATAAATATTCTATACCTTATACATTGGGTGGACAAATGATTGTATATAATCCTGATAAAGTAAAAAAAGATATTAATGGAATTAAGGATTTATGGGATCCTTCACTTAAAGATTCGGCAGTACTTCTAGATGATCCAAGATCCGTAATAGGAATGGCTTTAACAAAGCTTGGATATAGTATAAATGAAACTGATCCTGCAAAACTTAATAAGGCAAAGGCAGAACTTAAAGATCTAAAACCAAACGTGAAAGTATTTGATGCAGATACACCTCATAATAGTTTAATAAGTGGAGATACATCCATAGGCATTATGTGGGGATCACAGGCTTCAGCTGCACTAAAAGAGAATCCTAAACTAAAAATTGTCTATCCTGAAGAGGGAATGCAATTTGAAGAAGATAATTTTGTAATACCTGTAAAGGCACCGCATAAAGCTAATGCAGAAAAATTTATTAATTACCTACTTGACGGAAAAATAAATAATGATATAACTAATAATATAGAGTATATAAGTGTAAATACAGCAGCTAAAAAGTATATGTCAAAAGAATATTTGAATAATAAAGCTGTTTATGTTCCCCAGGAAGAATTTAGAAAAGCTAAACATCTAGAAGATGTAGGCGATGTTACAAAACAATATGACTTAATTTGGTCTGAATTTAAGCAGCAATAA